From one Terriglobia bacterium genomic stretch:
- a CDS encoding methylmalonyl-CoA mutase family protein — protein sequence MADQKRPNHPVADSPVADVFEGRLPSESEKQWTEGMLAKSLEKAPEKPIGAPTGTNLDEHGRARYTTISAYPVRRLYTQADLPEDWKYDDYLGYPGQPPYTRGIHASGYRGKLFTMRQFSGFASPEETNERYKYLLSSGGTGLSVAFDLPTLMGYDSDHPCSEGEVGKCGVAIDSLEDMEILFNGIDLENVTTSMTINSPASVLWAMYLVVAEKQKADWNKISGTIQNDILKEYIAQKEYIYPPAPSMRLVIDTFEFGSRFTPRFNTISISGYHIREAGSTALQELAFTVYDGVEYVEWARRRGLDVDEFGPRLSFFFNAHSDFFEEIAKYRAARKIWHRLMQDRFGAKNERTRLMRFHSQTAGVSLTAQQPLNNIARVAIQALAAVLGGTQSLHTDAHDEALALPTAEAARIALRTQQIIAYESGVTQTIDPLGGSYFLERLTLDMENGAIDYFDKLDAMGGMVKAIERGYPQKEIAEASYQYQRAVEKREKVVVGVNEFTIEEKSPEILHIGDSVARQQTEKLKKLRARRSNDEVRRRLDALKKAAAQEPQVKADGSVSDANTMPYIIEAVRAYATVGEICEALKQVYGTYEEASIT from the coding sequence ATGGCCGACCAAAAGCGCCCGAACCATCCAGTAGCCGATTCCCCGGTAGCCGACGTCTTTGAAGGACGCCTTCCCTCCGAGTCGGAAAAGCAGTGGACCGAGGGAATGTTGGCCAAGTCTCTGGAGAAGGCGCCGGAGAAGCCCATCGGCGCACCCACCGGCACCAATCTCGACGAGCACGGCCGCGCCCGCTACACCACCATTTCGGCCTACCCCGTCCGCCGCCTCTATACCCAAGCCGACCTGCCCGAGGACTGGAAGTACGACGATTACCTCGGCTACCCCGGCCAGCCTCCTTACACGCGCGGCATTCACGCCAGCGGTTATCGCGGCAAGCTTTTTACCATGCGCCAGTTCTCCGGCTTCGCTTCGCCGGAAGAAACCAACGAGCGCTACAAGTACCTGCTCAGCTCCGGCGGCACTGGATTGTCGGTTGCCTTCGACCTGCCTACGCTGATGGGCTACGACAGCGACCACCCGTGCAGCGAGGGCGAGGTCGGCAAGTGCGGGGTCGCCATCGATTCGCTGGAGGACATGGAAATCCTCTTCAACGGCATCGACCTGGAAAACGTCACCACTTCCATGACCATCAACTCGCCCGCCTCCGTGCTGTGGGCGATGTACCTGGTCGTCGCCGAGAAGCAGAAGGCCGACTGGAACAAGATTTCCGGCACCATCCAGAACGACATCCTCAAGGAATACATCGCGCAGAAGGAATACATCTACCCGCCGGCGCCCAGCATGCGGTTGGTGATTGACACCTTCGAGTTCGGTTCCAGGTTCACGCCGCGTTTTAACACGATTTCGATCAGCGGTTACCACATCCGCGAGGCCGGCTCCACCGCACTGCAGGAGTTGGCATTCACCGTTTACGACGGCGTCGAGTACGTCGAGTGGGCGCGCCGTCGCGGCCTCGACGTGGACGAGTTCGGTCCGCGCCTCAGCTTCTTCTTCAACGCGCACAGTGATTTCTTCGAGGAGATCGCCAAGTACCGCGCCGCCCGCAAAATCTGGCACCGGCTGATGCAGGACCGCTTCGGCGCCAAAAACGAACGCACCCGCCTGATGCGCTTCCATTCCCAGACGGCGGGCGTTTCGCTCACCGCGCAGCAGCCGTTGAACAATATCGCCCGCGTTGCCATCCAGGCGCTGGCGGCTGTCTTGGGCGGCACGCAGTCGCTGCATACCGACGCTCATGATGAAGCCCTCGCGCTGCCTACCGCCGAGGCGGCCCGCATCGCCCTGCGCACGCAGCAGATCATCGCTTACGAATCCGGCGTCACCCAGACCATTGACCCGCTCGGCGGCTCGTACTTCCTGGAGCGCCTGACGCTCGACATGGAAAACGGCGCCATCGATTACTTCGACAAGCTGGACGCGATGGGCGGCATGGTCAAGGCCATCGAGCGCGGGTATCCGCAAAAAGAAATCGCCGAAGCCAGCTACCAGTACCAGCGCGCGGTGGAGAAACGCGAGAAAGTCGTTGTCGGTGTCAACGAGTTCACCATCGAGGAAAAATCGCCTGAGATTTTGCACATCGGCGATTCCGTCGCGCGCCAGCAGACCGAGAAACTGAAGAAACTGCGCGCTCGCCGCAGCAACGACGAAGTCCGCCGCCGCCTCGACGCCCTGAAGAAAGCCGCGGCGCAGGAGCCGCAAGTCAAGGCCGATGGCTCGGTCTCCGACGCCAACACCATGCCCTACATCATCGAAGCCGTCCGCGCTTACGCCACCGTCGGCGAAATTTGCGAGGCGCTGAAGCAGGTGTACGGCACCTACGAAGAAGCAAGCATTACCTAA
- a CDS encoding glycosyltransferase family 2 protein, with the protein MTLSVAIITKDEEENLPRTLGSVEGLLRSLGGEIIVVDSGSTDRTLEIAAAAGARVFHEPWKGFAAQKNSALDKAACDWVLSLDADEPLEPAAAGEIRTLLASNPPVNGYWIPRKNFFLGRWIRHGGFYPDRKLRLVRRGTARWVEHGAHPTMTITGDTANLRHAILHYAYPTLRAYIAHMNNYSSMQAEHLDAARRRGFDLVNIVVNPVATFFYNYVVRLGFLDGREGLLLHLYHSAYVSWKYAKAWELSRQNRGGG; encoded by the coding sequence GTGACCCTCTCGGTCGCCATCATCACCAAGGACGAAGAAGAAAACCTTCCGCGGACGCTCGGCAGCGTGGAGGGGCTGCTGCGCTCGCTCGGCGGCGAAATCATCGTGGTCGATTCCGGCTCCACCGACCGCACGCTGGAGATCGCGGCGGCCGCCGGCGCACGAGTTTTTCACGAACCGTGGAAGGGCTTTGCCGCGCAGAAAAATTCGGCGCTCGACAAGGCGGCGTGTGATTGGGTGCTCTCGCTCGATGCCGACGAGCCCCTGGAACCGGCGGCGGCCGGCGAAATCCGCACTCTGCTGGCGAGCAATCCGCCGGTGAACGGCTACTGGATTCCGCGCAAGAATTTTTTTCTGGGCCGCTGGATTCGCCACGGCGGTTTCTATCCCGACCGCAAGCTGCGCCTGGTCCGCCGCGGCACCGCGCGTTGGGTGGAGCACGGCGCTCATCCCACCATGACAATCACCGGCGACACCGCCAACCTGCGCCACGCCATCTTGCACTACGCCTATCCCACGCTGCGCGCCTACATCGCCCACATGAACAACTATTCCTCCATGCAAGCCGAGCACCTGGACGCGGCGCGCCGTCGCGGCTTCGATCTGGTCAACATCGTCGTCAACCCGGTGGCGACGTTTTTCTACAACTATGTTGTGCGCCTCGGCTTCCTCGATGGACGCGAGGGCTTGTTGCTGCACCTCTATCACTCCGCGTATGTGAGCTGGAAATACGCCAAGGCGTGGGAACTCTCACGCCAGAACCGTGGCGGCGGTTGA
- a CDS encoding TolC family protein, with protein sequence MSSRSFFVFRGSLITLALVACLASSAWAQRTDYSKGKSQFPNPIAPYQARTVPPPNFSNSPRIDQLIKNGKLMLSLDDAITLALENNLDLAIARYNLDIADTDILRTKSGAAARGVATGIVSGTPGGGVNGFGTGASGASAGGTSSAAGGAGTGTGGLVTSTTGVGPTVPSFDPFLSGTLQIEHSVTPLSNTVTAGVANLLQNTGTANFAYNQGFATGTNMSVGFNNSRLTTNSIRTNLNPVLNSSFRLTVSQHLLQGFGIAPNLRFIRMAKNSREIADVAFRGQVISTVTQIQNIYWDLVNAYEDVRVKERSLGLANQLLTDTQKQVQIGTLAPIEVVRSQSAVASARQDLIISQTALQLQQLLTKNALARNLQDPVLAAAVVIPTDTMSMPSAEPVTPIQDMESDALSHRWELAQSRIDLTNRDINKKAARSALLPTLDLFGFYGASALGGLQNPLLGLPAGSIPTVGYGSTFGGLFDSTAPDKGVGLSLTIPIRNRSAQADQVRSELEYSQAQMRLQQLQNQIRIEVRNAQYALEQNRARVDAAQAGAKLAAESLDAEQKKYLLGASTNYNVLQSQRDLTQAESNLVAARAAYEKSRVEVDRATGLTLTRLGIDIADAETAQVKKPPTVPGVIPRSQNPQAPPITPQPPGPTGQPLPPSPTGPVGQPPAPSTPPQTSVPPELK encoded by the coding sequence ATGTCTTCGAGGTCTTTTTTTGTGTTTCGCGGCAGTCTGATCACCCTGGCTCTGGTGGCTTGCCTGGCTTCGTCCGCCTGGGCTCAGCGCACGGATTATTCCAAAGGCAAATCGCAGTTTCCCAATCCCATCGCGCCCTACCAGGCGCGGACCGTGCCTCCGCCGAACTTTTCGAACAGCCCCCGCATCGACCAGTTGATCAAGAACGGCAAGCTGATGCTCTCGCTGGACGACGCCATTACGCTGGCGTTGGAGAACAACCTCGACCTGGCGATTGCCCGCTATAACCTCGACATCGCCGACACCGACATCCTGCGCACCAAGTCGGGCGCGGCGGCGCGCGGCGTGGCCACCGGCATCGTCAGCGGCACCCCCGGCGGCGGTGTCAACGGGTTCGGCACTGGCGCTTCGGGCGCCAGCGCCGGCGGCACCAGCAGTGCGGCAGGCGGCGCCGGCACCGGCACCGGCGGACTGGTCACTTCCACTACCGGTGTCGGACCAACCGTACCTTCCTTCGATCCCTTCCTCAGCGGCACCCTTCAGATCGAGCACTCGGTCACCCCGCTGTCCAATACGGTAACCGCCGGCGTCGCCAACCTGTTGCAGAACACCGGGACGGCGAATTTTGCCTATAACCAGGGCTTCGCTACGGGAACCAACATGAGTGTGGGCTTCAATAATTCCCGCCTCACCACCAACAGCATCCGCACCAACCTGAATCCGGTGCTCAATAGCAGCTTCCGGCTGACCGTCAGTCAGCACCTGCTGCAAGGCTTCGGCATCGCGCCCAACCTGCGCTTCATCCGCATGGCAAAGAACAGCCGCGAGATCGCCGATGTCGCCTTCCGCGGCCAGGTGATCTCCACCGTCACCCAGATTCAGAACATCTATTGGGACCTGGTGAATGCCTACGAGGACGTGCGGGTGAAAGAGCGCTCGCTGGGGCTGGCCAACCAGTTGCTCACCGACACCCAGAAGCAGGTGCAGATCGGCACCCTGGCGCCGATCGAGGTGGTGCGCTCGCAAAGCGCGGTCGCTTCCGCCCGCCAGGACCTGATTATCAGCCAGACGGCGCTCCAGTTGCAGCAATTGCTCACCAAGAATGCGCTGGCGCGCAACCTGCAGGACCCGGTGCTCGCGGCCGCCGTGGTGATACCGACCGACACCATGTCGATGCCGTCCGCCGAGCCGGTCACACCGATCCAGGATATGGAGAGCGACGCGCTCTCCCACCGCTGGGAGCTGGCGCAGTCGCGCATTGACCTGACCAACCGCGACATCAACAAGAAAGCGGCACGCAGCGCGCTGCTGCCCACCCTCGATCTGTTTGGGTTCTACGGCGCCTCGGCCCTGGGTGGGTTGCAGAATCCGCTCCTCGGTCTCCCCGCGGGAAGCATCCCGACGGTGGGCTACGGCTCCACCTTCGGGGGTTTGTTCGATAGCACCGCGCCGGACAAAGGTGTGGGGCTGTCGCTGACCATCCCGATTCGCAACCGCAGCGCCCAGGCCGACCAGGTCCGCTCCGAGCTGGAATACAGCCAGGCGCAGATGCGTTTGCAGCAGCTTCAGAACCAGATTCGCATCGAGGTGCGCAACGCGCAATACGCGCTGGAGCAGAACCGGGCCCGGGTCGACGCCGCCCAAGCCGGCGCCAAGCTGGCCGCCGAAAGCCTGGATGCCGAGCAGAAGAAGTACCTGCTGGGTGCGTCCACCAATTACAACGTGCTGCAGTCTCAGCGCGACCTGACGCAGGCGGAATCGAACCTGGTGGCGGCGCGCGCCGCCTATGAGAAATCGCGCGTGGAAGTGGACCGCGCCACCGGCTTGACGCTCACCCGTCTCGGCATTGATATCGCCGACGCGGAGACCGCGCAGGTGAAGAAGCCTCCGACCGTGCCGGGCGTCATTCCGCGCAGCCAGAACCCGCAGGCGCCGCCGATCACGCCGCAGCCGCCGGGCCCAACCGGCCAACCGCTGCCGCCCTCGCCCACCGGCCCGGTCGGCCAGCCTCCGGCCCCATCAACACCGCCCCAGACCTCGGTCCCGCCGGAGCTGAAGTAG
- the truA gene encoding tRNA pseudouridine(38-40) synthase TruA — protein MRNFKFTLAYDGTDFHGWQVQPGRGTIQAALGDALRRITGETVLPQGSGRTDAGVHALAQVASCALASSIPAANLVVALNDILPPSIRVMQVEEAPPEFHARKSARAKTYRYRIYRGDICPPWLARYVYHHPYPLDENAICAAAEQVTGEHDFTSFAAVDEEKREEEGGRSNLRTIFVSQWQRADDELIYTVRGSGFLHHMVRNLVGTFLLVGKGSLQPADLARILQARNRSTNPGATAPASGLYLVGVEY, from the coding sequence ATGCGAAATTTCAAATTCACGCTCGCCTACGACGGCACCGACTTTCATGGCTGGCAGGTGCAGCCCGGCCGGGGGACGATCCAGGCCGCGCTGGGCGACGCGCTGCGCCGGATTACCGGTGAAACCGTCCTGCCGCAGGGCTCCGGCCGGACCGATGCCGGCGTACACGCGCTGGCGCAGGTGGCGTCGTGCGCGCTGGCCTCTTCCATCCCGGCGGCCAACCTGGTGGTGGCGCTCAACGACATTCTGCCGCCTTCGATCCGCGTCATGCAGGTGGAGGAAGCGCCGCCGGAGTTCCATGCCCGCAAGTCGGCACGGGCGAAGACCTACCGATACCGCATCTACCGCGGCGATATCTGCCCGCCGTGGCTGGCGCGCTACGTTTATCATCACCCGTATCCGCTGGATGAAAACGCAATTTGCGCCGCCGCCGAACAGGTGACCGGCGAGCACGATTTCACCTCGTTTGCGGCGGTGGATGAGGAGAAGCGCGAGGAGGAGGGCGGACGTTCTAACCTGCGCACGATTTTCGTTTCGCAATGGCAGCGCGCAGACGATGAGTTGATCTATACCGTCCGCGGCAGCGGATTCCTGCACCACATGGTTCGCAACCTGGTGGGGACGTTTCTGCTGGTGGGGAAGGGAAGCCTGCAACCGGCCGATCTGGCGCGCATTTTGCAGGCGCGCAATCGCTCGACGAATCCGGGGGCGACCGCGCCGGCGAGCGGGCTGTATCTTGTCGGGGTTGAATATTAA
- a CDS encoding aldehyde dehydrogenase family protein, whose translation MATEPQVVARRIAAVNPATGETLGEFDCASDAEVIAAVERAHAAQPAWEAVGVQQRIEVLRRFQRLLHAKKEEVARLITREAGKPYVEALVNEVVVALDATRFCAEQAPGLLLPEPVPHGNPIMKAKVGRLLRRAHGVLGIISPWNFPFSTPTGEVVAALVMGNAVVLKPSEFTPLSALELKSLFTSAGLPEDIFQVVLGDGATGAALIASPIEKLVFTGSVATGRRVAQACGARLLPVVLELGGKDPMLVLDDADVDVASSAAVWGAFVNAGQACLSVERCYVHRSLHDRFVELCVEKTRKLKVGNGADPQTDIGPMIHERQLRVVEEQVNDAVSSGARVLAGGRRMAELGPNFYAPTVITGVDHSMRIMREETFGPVLAIMAFDDDEEAISLANDSEFGLAASVWTRNRYRGEQLATLIAAGTVLVNDAVIGYGISEAPHGGVKCSGIGRTHGKLGLEEMAWVQYLDSDRLPRLKKTWWYGYGPDFARQMEAFADWLFAPGLFARVRGAVRSSRSLWRRRL comes from the coding sequence ATGGCTACTGAGCCCCAAGTCGTTGCCCGCCGCATTGCCGCCGTGAATCCGGCGACCGGGGAGACGCTCGGCGAGTTTGACTGCGCCAGCGACGCTGAGGTTATAGCTGCAGTGGAACGAGCCCACGCCGCACAGCCGGCCTGGGAGGCGGTCGGGGTCCAGCAGCGGATCGAGGTCCTGCGCCGCTTTCAGCGGCTCCTGCACGCCAAGAAGGAGGAAGTGGCGCGGCTGATCACGCGCGAAGCCGGCAAGCCTTACGTCGAGGCGCTGGTGAATGAGGTGGTGGTCGCGCTGGACGCAACACGATTTTGTGCCGAGCAGGCGCCGGGATTGCTGCTCCCCGAGCCGGTACCGCACGGCAATCCGATCATGAAGGCCAAGGTCGGACGCCTGCTGCGCCGGGCGCACGGGGTGCTCGGCATCATCTCGCCGTGGAATTTTCCGTTCTCGACACCCACGGGCGAGGTAGTGGCGGCGTTGGTGATGGGCAACGCGGTGGTGCTGAAGCCCTCGGAATTCACCCCGCTGAGCGCGCTGGAATTGAAATCGCTGTTCACATCGGCGGGCCTGCCGGAGGACATTTTCCAGGTCGTGCTCGGCGACGGCGCAACCGGCGCGGCGCTGATTGCTTCGCCCATAGAAAAGCTGGTCTTCACCGGAAGCGTGGCCACCGGGCGCCGCGTTGCGCAAGCCTGCGGCGCGCGCTTGCTGCCGGTGGTGCTGGAACTGGGCGGCAAGGATCCGATGCTGGTGCTCGACGACGCCGATGTGGACGTCGCCTCCAGCGCCGCGGTGTGGGGTGCATTCGTCAACGCCGGGCAGGCGTGCCTCTCCGTGGAACGCTGTTACGTGCATCGCAGCCTGCATGACCGGTTTGTCGAGCTGTGCGTGGAGAAGACGCGCAAGCTGAAGGTCGGCAACGGCGCCGATCCGCAAACCGACATCGGCCCCATGATCCACGAGCGGCAGTTGCGCGTCGTCGAAGAGCAGGTGAATGACGCCGTCAGCAGCGGCGCACGCGTGCTGGCCGGCGGACGGCGCATGGCCGAACTCGGCCCGAACTTCTACGCGCCGACGGTCATCACCGGCGTGGACCACTCGATGCGCATCATGCGCGAGGAGACTTTCGGACCGGTGCTGGCGATCATGGCCTTCGACGACGACGAGGAAGCTATCAGCCTCGCCAACGACTCCGAGTTCGGGCTCGCGGCCAGCGTGTGGACGCGCAATCGATACCGCGGCGAGCAACTGGCGACGCTGATTGCGGCGGGAACGGTGCTGGTGAACGATGCGGTGATCGGCTATGGCATCAGCGAGGCCCCGCACGGCGGCGTCAAGTGCAGCGGCATCGGGCGCACCCATGGGAAACTGGGCCTGGAAGAGATGGCATGGGTGCAATACCTCGACTCCGACCGCCTGCCACGGTTGAAGAAAACCTGGTGGTACGGCTACGGTCCCGACTTCGCGCGCCAGATGGAAGCCTTTGCCGACTGGCTGTTCGCGCCGGGGTTGTTTGCGCGAGTGCGCGGCGCAGTGCGCTCGTCAAGATCGCTGTGGCGGCGGCGGCTGTGA
- a CDS encoding APC family permease has translation MPSRHDKRLVRAIGRWSLAALMFNTIIGASVFGIPSLLAARLGALSVPGYLIAAAGVAVIAACLAEVASQFREAGGPYLYARTAFGPFVAIQIGWMMWLSRITATSAVANLFISYGAQFFPQVEAPLARALVLAVLIALLAAVNYRGVSGGTAVSNIFTVAKLGLLTFLIAGGLMALLLHPLLRVTPARVMPGASDWFDSLTLMVYAYAGFEAAFLVSGETRDPRKDAPFALLVSIATATLVFVSLQYVVIHILPDAAASAKPAADAARRFLGPLGASLVAGGALVSIYGYLSANLLHAPRLTFAMGEQGDFPGWFAAVHPRFRTPYISILLFALLVIGFSVAGSFRWNAILSVLARIFVYGAVAAALPALRRKQPHADAFRLPAGNVFAALSLVFMGVLATRMQRSAALVLAVTLLIGCLTWVWSRNRVAISD, from the coding sequence GTGCCCTCGAGACATGACAAACGCCTGGTGCGCGCCATCGGGCGCTGGAGCCTGGCGGCGCTGATGTTCAACACCATCATCGGCGCCAGCGTATTTGGCATCCCATCCCTGCTGGCGGCGCGCCTGGGAGCGCTGAGTGTGCCGGGGTACCTGATCGCCGCCGCGGGCGTGGCCGTCATCGCCGCGTGTCTGGCGGAGGTCGCTTCGCAATTCCGCGAAGCCGGCGGGCCTTATCTTTACGCCCGCACCGCCTTTGGGCCGTTCGTTGCCATCCAGATCGGCTGGATGATGTGGCTGTCGCGTATCACCGCGACCTCCGCGGTTGCCAACCTGTTCATCTCCTACGGCGCGCAGTTTTTCCCCCAGGTCGAGGCTCCGCTGGCGCGCGCGCTCGTTCTGGCGGTGCTGATCGCATTGCTGGCCGCCGTGAACTACCGCGGGGTCAGCGGCGGCACGGCGGTGAGCAACATATTCACCGTCGCGAAACTCGGCCTGCTGACGTTTCTGATTGCCGGCGGTCTGATGGCGCTCCTGCTGCACCCGCTGCTCCGCGTGACGCCGGCAAGAGTCATGCCCGGCGCCAGCGACTGGTTCGACAGCCTGACTTTGATGGTGTACGCCTACGCCGGATTCGAGGCGGCGTTCCTGGTTTCGGGAGAGACTCGCGATCCGCGCAAGGATGCGCCCTTCGCGCTGCTGGTTTCCATTGCGACGGCAACCCTGGTGTTTGTCAGCCTGCAATACGTGGTGATCCACATTTTGCCGGACGCTGCCGCCAGCGCCAAGCCTGCCGCCGATGCGGCGCGGCGCTTTCTCGGGCCGCTCGGTGCCTCGCTGGTGGCCGGCGGGGCGCTGGTCTCGATTTACGGATACCTCAGCGCCAATCTGCTGCATGCGCCGCGTCTCACCTTTGCCATGGGAGAACAAGGCGACTTCCCGGGATGGTTTGCCGCCGTGCATCCACGCTTCCGCACCCCTTACATCTCCATCCTGCTCTTCGCGTTGCTGGTGATCGGTTTTTCCGTTGCCGGAAGTTTTCGCTGGAACGCGATCCTGTCGGTGCTGGCGCGGATTTTCGTTTACGGCGCGGTCGCTGCCGCCCTTCCGGCACTGCGCAGAAAACAGCCGCACGCCGACGCCTTTCGTCTGCCCGCGGGCAATGTCTTCGCGGCCCTGTCGTTGGTCTTCATGGGCGTGCTGGCGACGAGAATGCAGCGCAGCGCAGCTCTGGTGCTGGCAGTCACGTTATTGATTGGATGCCTGACTTGGGTGTGGTCGCGTAACAGAGTTGCGATTTCCGATTGA
- a CDS encoding LeuA family protein gives MSVNCSDLIYDWNNMPGPDSKPGGPVLLNDESLRDGLQSPSVRDPSVPEKIEILHLMETLGINSLDIGLPGAGPRAVEHATALAREIIHHKMKIKANCAARTHENDIRPIAEITQKTGLEIEAATFIGSSPIRRYTEGWTDDFLLKTTEKAVKYAVSLGLPVMYVTEDTTRCDPETVKKLYTAAINCGARAIVICDTCGHATPMGALHLVRYIIKEVVVPSGMMIRVDWHGHCDRGMALANSLAALMGGVHCVHACGLGIGERVGNTQMDQMLVNLKLMGITPWKDQDLSKLKDYCVAIARATGLPIPRNYPVVGDDAYRTGTGVHAAAVIKAYKKNDIELANNVYSGVPAHYFGLEQIIEIGPMSGKSNIVFWLERHGLEPTDGVVERILQRAKTSERMLTENEILECCQSSAPTTR, from the coding sequence ATGAGCGTGAACTGTTCTGACCTGATTTACGACTGGAACAACATGCCCGGGCCGGACTCCAAGCCCGGCGGCCCGGTGCTGCTCAACGATGAGTCGCTGCGCGACGGCCTGCAATCGCCCTCGGTGCGCGATCCCTCGGTTCCGGAAAAAATCGAAATCCTCCACCTGATGGAGACGCTCGGCATCAACTCGCTCGACATCGGGCTGCCCGGCGCCGGACCGCGCGCGGTGGAGCACGCCACGGCGCTGGCGCGCGAGATCATCCACCACAAGATGAAGATCAAGGCGAACTGCGCGGCGCGCACGCACGAGAACGACATCCGCCCCATCGCCGAGATTACGCAGAAGACCGGCCTGGAGATCGAGGCCGCCACCTTTATCGGCTCCAGCCCCATCCGCCGCTACACCGAGGGCTGGACGGACGACTTCCTGCTCAAGACCACGGAAAAAGCGGTGAAATACGCGGTGTCGCTGGGCTTGCCCGTCATGTACGTGACCGAGGACACCACCCGGTGTGACCCCGAGACGGTGAAGAAGCTGTACACGGCGGCCATCAACTGCGGAGCGCGCGCCATCGTCATCTGCGACACCTGCGGGCACGCCACGCCCATGGGCGCGCTCCACCTGGTGCGCTACATCATCAAGGAAGTGGTGGTCCCGTCGGGGATGATGATCCGCGTGGATTGGCACGGGCACTGCGATCGCGGCATGGCGCTGGCCAATTCGCTGGCCGCGCTGATGGGCGGCGTGCACTGCGTGCATGCCTGCGGGCTGGGCATCGGCGAGCGCGTCGGCAATACCCAGATGGACCAGATGCTGGTCAACCTCAAGCTGATGGGCATCACGCCGTGGAAGGACCAGGACCTCTCGAAGTTGAAAGACTATTGCGTCGCCATCGCGCGCGCCACCGGATTGCCCATCCCGCGCAACTACCCGGTGGTGGGCGACGACGCCTACCGCACCGGCACCGGGGTGCACGCCGCGGCGGTGATCAAGGCGTACAAGAAAAACGACATCGAGCTGGCCAACAACGTCTATTCCGGCGTGCCCGCGCATTACTTCGGGCTGGAGCAGATCATCGAGATCGGGCCCATGAGCGGCAAATCCAATATCGTTTTCTGGCTGGAGCGCCACGGCCTGGAGCCCACCGACGGCGTGGTCGAGCGCATCCTACAGCGTGCCAAGACGTCGGAGCGCATGCTGACCGAGAACGAAATCCTGGAGTGCTGCCAATCGTCGGCGCCAACGACGCGTTAG
- a CDS encoding M20/M25/M40 family metallo-hydrolase gives MPNIPSAAESRPPAQNAAAQQVARIAALAPVEAAAAWFLAHEQHLLERQMEVTRIAAPPFGETARAEWLAARFRELGLSDVHIDGIGNVIGIRPGLAAESEPKYLAISAHIDTVFPAGTGVNVRREGNRLYGPGISDNGAGITALLALAGAMGHADIHTEWSLVFVGNVGEEGEGDVRGMRYIFAEPRWRDAIEATIVLDGAGTDTIVTEALGSKRFLVTIFGPGGHSWSDFGTANPIVVLARAIDLFARTPVPASPKTTFNVGVITGGTSVNSIPESAAIKVDIRSAAGEQVERMERALRDAIERAVAQDGRTSFGGRSQSGLAADIKLIGSRPAARLSADSRMLAIIQAVDLLLDNNARLQRASTDANIPLSQGRDALAIGTGGAGGGAHTLHEWYDPTGRDLGLRRILLTVLAVAGVQE, from the coding sequence ATGCCTAACATCCCTTCAGCCGCGGAGTCCCGGCCGCCGGCGCAAAACGCCGCCGCGCAACAAGTCGCGCGCATCGCGGCGCTGGCTCCGGTGGAAGCCGCCGCGGCCTGGTTCCTGGCGCACGAGCAGCACCTGCTGGAGCGTCAGATGGAGGTGACGCGCATCGCCGCGCCCCCGTTTGGGGAGACGGCGCGCGCCGAGTGGCTGGCAGCGCGTTTCCGCGAGCTCGGCCTCAGCGACGTGCACATTGACGGCATTGGCAACGTCATCGGCATCCGCCCCGGCTTGGCCGCGGAGAGTGAGCCCAAGTACCTGGCGATCAGCGCGCACATTGATACCGTGTTTCCCGCCGGAACCGGGGTCAACGTCCGGCGCGAAGGCAATCGCCTCTACGGGCCTGGGATTTCCGACAACGGCGCCGGCATCACGGCGCTGCTGGCGCTGGCCGGGGCGATGGGCCACGCCGACATCCATACGGAGTGGTCGCTGGTGTTCGTCGGCAATGTCGGCGAAGAGGGCGAAGGCGACGTGCGCGGCATGCGCTACATCTTCGCCGAGCCGCGCTGGCGCGATGCCATCGAGGCCACCATCGTGCTCGACGGCGCCGGCACCGATACCATTGTCACCGAAGCGCTGGGCAGCAAGCGGTTCCTGGTGACGATCTTCGGCCCCGGCGGCCATTCCTGGAGCGATTTCGGGACTGCCAATCCGATTGTCGTGCTGGCGCGCGCCATTGACCTGTTCGCGCGCACGCCAGTTCCCGCTTCCCCGAAGACCACCTTCAATGTCGGCGTGATTACCGGCGGCACTTCGGTGAATTCGATTCCGGAGTCGGCGGCCATCAAGGTGGACATCCGCTCCGCCGCGGGCGAGCAGGTGGAGCGGATGGAGCGCGCGCTGCGCGACGCGATCGAGCGCGCTGTGGCACAGGATGGGCGCACCTCGTTTGGCGGGCGCTCGCAGAGCGGACTGGCCGCCGACATCAAGTTGATCGGCAGCCGTCCTGCCGCACGCCTGAGCGCCGACAGCCGCATGCTCGCTATCATCCAGGCCGTGGACTTGCTGCTCGACAACAACGCCCGCCTGCAACGCGCCTCCACCGACGCCAACATCCCGCTCTCGCAGGGACGCGATGCCCTGGCTATCGGCACCGGCGGCGCAGGCGGCGGCGCGCACACGCTGCACGAGTGGTACGACCCCACCGGGCGCGACCTCGGATTGCGGCGGATCCTGCTCACCGTGCTCGCCGTGGCCGGAGTCCAGGAATGA